TCGTGATTCATTTActtgattcatttatttaagtCCGCCAAACCACTACTTTATTCAGACCTGTTGgttatttttctctttgtttgtgCCCAGATATTTATTGAACCTAAACGTCTGAGTTTGTAACCATGTTAATCGCAAATAACGTTAAATAAATAAGGAAGCTATATATTACAAATGTTTGAATTTAGTATTGTAACTTCATAGTTTCATTGTGGAGTACAATGTAgtcatatataaataataatttattgaGTTCTGTTTACCAATGCATTTTATTGGATGATTTTTGAAATTTCGTAGTTAGTATttctcaataaaatgtaatgttCAATTCAGCATATGGCTCTGCTTTTGTTTTAAAGGTTTCTATTGGCTTTTTACTCTATTGTGTCATGGAAACAAATGCTTACTTTTGTCCTGTACTCCTATGGTCATTCTCTGAGAATAAAGTAAATTAACCACAAACAAGGAGAGTCATATGGCAAGCAGTTTGTTTATTGAGCTGAAGGCCTGTGGCATGAGGTATGAATCATCACTGCTGAGAAACACCCATGGAACCTTTGAAACATGTTAAAACAAGCTCTTAACATTTATCTTACCTGCCTCattattcaatgttttaatGAGTATTCAAATTCCCCTTGCTCCCATCTAGCCCAAAGGCTGAAGCATATATAAATTACAAAGGTATCATTCAAAGGCCAGGCTTATGAAACACCACTGAATCTCTACCCCAACACTTGTAGAAGTATATGTTCCAATTTACAAAATATGgctgtatttttgttttaagtCCCATAAACATCCCATTTTTATTTACACCCACTAAAAATAAACTGTTAGGAtctaaaaagaagaaaaatagatAATGTAGCCTCCAAGTCTTGAGGATTCATACTTATTAGCTTGTTTAAGACTAGTTTAAAGAGCAAGTTTCACAACAGGAAAGATCCAAATCTCCACTTTATAATATCTCTATTCAGGCTATGTATTTAACATCCTTATATGGTTATTAATTGCATCCAAGAATACTGTCATCTGTCAGACATCTAGACCAGGATctagaccagggatgggcaactttcatgataaagagggtcacatttttcatcataaccacaTGACTGcgcacttcaactaaacgtaagctgagagaagctacaaaaTTTTGAATTAGGTAGATacgatttcctgtattctggtgcatttttgGGAtagccactacctaaaaaatcgtccagaatcataacctatacatgtacggtatgttaattgaaccaacatacattaatttcatgttttccatgctcaaacagccacatgaatggttagtatttttatcagtgcaaagggctcacatacatcatcattcaatgatctcacaaaactgaaaaacagtggcccaacattaagtgcaacaattCAATGAACTCAGACCCAACAAGCATGACATTAattgcagttgtagtagttgtagtggcgacttaagtgggaatctttcatgactgatatagtttctaagcaaactagacacatgggtttgcctttgaattctatgaacagGTACTCtgcttctcatctttcttgaccgagttttctgtaactcgatcaattattattatttatttatttattttttaattatgtgcgggcctgactgattgaggatgcgggccgtatGCGGCCCACGGGCCGCCAGTTGACCATCCCTGATCTAGACAGACAGCTCTAGGATTACAGATCTAGGGTTTGTAATACTCCTGCCCTTTAGCTTTACAAAAAGGGTTGAACTTCTAATGTTTCGCTTTTGTTACTAGTTTCATAAATAGTGTTGTAACGTTACAGCAATACATTTCACACATTTAAAGGGTGTAAGTCATTAACTAGAAAGATTAGAAAATGTATCCTtcctattaataataaaaacaaaacatgacacataataataataataataataataataataatagattcaatttatatagcgcttttcacgtactcaaagcgctttacataggggcacaaaaatagataaacaagaaaaaataaagttgatggggctagagatagtgagtgatctaggggtaggcagaggagaagagatgagtcttgaggcgggactggaagatggtgagggactcagagtcacaaatatgttgggggagggagttacagagcctgggagatgtcctggagaaggctctgtcacctaggctgtggagttttgatgtgggtggagaggagaccagctgaggaggatctgagggcccgggggggttggtagagggagagaagatcagagagatatgggggggccatatggtggagagctttgtaggtgaggaccaggagtttgtagtggatccgatgtgagatggggagccagtggagattcttgaggactggggtgatgtgttgccacgctttagtatgaatgaggagacgggctgctgcattctggaccagttggagtctgttgatgcaggtggtggagatgccggcgaggagtgaattgcaataatcaaggcgggaggagatgaaggcatggatgagtctttctgcagcgtgaggtgtgagggaggatctgatctttgcaagattacggaggtgatagaaggaggttttgacagtgtggcggatgtggggttcaagggagagggtggaatcaaagattacgccaaggttgcgggcctggggggagggggagaccgtgGTGCCGTCgatagtgagtgtggggggatttgcgagtttactgagggtggatttggagccaatgaggaggagttcagttttgttgctgttaagtttcaggaagttattttgcatccagagagtaagtgaagacaggcaggattcaatgtgggagaggggggggggggttgtggggggatttggtgctgaggtaaatctgggtgtcatcggcgtagcagtggaagtccatggagaaatggcggagtagctgaccaagggggaggaggtagatgatgaagaggagggggccaaGTACAGAACCTTGGGGAACACCTTGTGTGACGGTGTCTGTGGCAGATGTGTGGTTGTGAAGTGAGATCTGTCGGAGAGGTAGGAGTGAAGCCAGCTAAGTGCAGTTCCTTCGATTCCGAGGTTGCTGAGTCTGGTGAGCAGGATGGTGTGGTTTACAGTATCGAAGGCTGCactcaggtcaaggaggatgaggaagttgagggaaccagagtcggcagagatgaggaggtcattgaggactttgaggagagcggtttctgtgctgtggagggggcggaagccagattggagggattcaaaaaggctattggcgtggagatgggattggagttgtgtggtgacgatgcgttcaagggttttggagaggaaggggaggttggagattgggcggtagttactgagggaggaggggtcgagaccaggtttcttgagggtgcgggtgacagcagcagatttGAAGGCAGAGGGGACAGTTCCATGGGACAGTGAGGAGTTGAAGAGCTTAGTGAGGTAAGGGCAGAGAACGGGGAGGCAGGACTTGagcaggggagtggggaggggattGAGGGAGCAGGTAGTAGGTTTGGAGGAGCCTATAAGTTTGGAGAGTGCAGGAGGGGTAATCAGGTCAAAGTGGGTGAGACGGCAgtggggaggaggtgttgggaggTCCAGAGAGATGGGTAGGGGAGAGGCCATTGAGTGTGCAGGGGGGTTATGTACAGGGAATAGTGAATGGTTGATTGCAGTGATTTTGTCGGCGAAGAACTGGAGGAATGAGTTGCAGAGatctggggtggaggtggagagggtgctgGTCCGCGGTTTGAGGAGGTTGCTCACTGTGGAGAAGAGGGTTCTGGGGTTTTGACAGGGGTCAGAAAAGATGGCGGAGAGGTATGCAGACTTGGCGGCGGTGAGGGCGTCTTTGTAGGCAGTGAGGTGGAGTTTGTAGGCTTGATAAGGATAAggaatatcatatcatatatcataaGGAATATCTTTACCACACTGGTTAAACCCCAATTATGACATGCATTAGGATCAAGTAATTTCAAAAGAAAATATGTTGCTTAACATGAAAAACAACGGGGTGAACAAGAATCCCAACCCTTATGTCAGGTTGTGCATCTGCAATCTGGAATTGCAGTGATCTTATTGTTCACAATGGGCTTGTTGAAAAAGGCCTTCCCAACTCATTGTAATGCCTTGGAGACGCCTCTGTCCATTCATTTATTggtcagattattattatttcaaacTGCTTCAAATACCCCACACCCTTACTGTACACCTCCACGCCCTCCCTGGGGAGTCACCATGTATCAGGCATGGAGCTTACAGCCCCCACGCTGCTGCTCTGGGATTCATCCCAAGGGAAGTCTGTTTGCACCTCTTGGTCCACTTAGTCAGCGATAGGGTTCACGTAAAATTGGGAAGTACCATCTAATACGGGCTCCACCGATGTGGATCCCTTGCTGACTTGCTCGGATAGAACCTCCTGGACCAGCTGATCTGTGCCCTGTAGCTTGATCTGTGAAAGAGCTGCAAGACATTTAGAGGTTGGTTCCGATTTTTTGATGGGTTTgggttttcctttctttttaggAAGACGTTTTGAGATTTTGCAGGGGATATATTCATGTATTGGGCCTGGGAGGGATTCAGGTTCTGGAATATATTCTGGGATTGGTTCAGATTCTCTGACCTTGGGTTCAGGAAAAGCTTCTGGTACTTGTTTGGGCATAGATTCAGGCTCTTGAGCACATTTTTGAGTTGGTTCTGATTCTGTAATGAGTTCCGGTTCAGCATCAGGTTCTGGTGAAAAACATTCTTGGATTGGTTCTGACTCTGTGATGAGACTGGGTTCAGCAACAGGTTCTAGTGTAAAACATTCTGGGATTGGCTCTGACTCTGTGATGAGACTGGGTTCAGCAACAGGTTCTGGTGTAAAACATTCTGGGATTGGCTCTGTCTCTGTGATATAACTGGGTTCAGCAACAGGTTCTGGTGTAAAACATTCTGGGATTGGCGCTGACTCTGTGATGAGACTGGGTTCAGCAACAGGTTCTGCTGAAAAACCTTCTGGGATTGGCGCTGACTCTGTGATGAGACTGGGTTCAGCAACAGGTTCTGGTGTAAAACATTCTGGGATTGGCGCTGACTCTGTGATGAGACTGGGTTCAGCAACAGGTTCTGGTGTAAAACATTCTGGGATTGGCTCTGACTCTGTGATGAGACTGGGTTCAGCAACAGGTTCTGCTGAAAAACCTTCTGGGATTGGCGCTGACTCTGTGATGAGACTGGGTTCAGCAACAGGTTCTGGTGTAAAACATTCTGGTATTGGCTCTGACTCTGTGATGAGACTGGGTTCAGCAACAGGTTCTGGTGTAAAACATTCTGGGATTGGCGCTGACTCTGTGATGAGACTGGGTTCAGCAACAGGTTCTGGTGTAAAACATTCTGGGATTGGCTCTGACTCTGTGATGAGACTGGGTTCAGCAACAGGTTCTGGTGTAAAACATTCTGGGATTGGCTCTGACTCTGTGATGAGACTGGGTTCAGCAACAGGTTCTGGTGTAAAACATTCTGGGATTGGCTCTGACTCTGTGATGAGACTGGGTTCAGCAACAGGTTCTGGTGTAAAACATTCTGGGATTGGCGCTGACTCTGTGATGAGACTGGGTTCAGCAACAGGTTCTGGTGTAAAACATTCTGGGATTGGCTCTGACTCTGTGATGAGACTGGGTTCAGCAACAGGTTCTGGTGTAAAACATTCTGGGATTGGCTCTGACTCTGTGATGAGACTGGGTTCAGCAACAGGTTCTGGTGTAAAACATTCTGGGATTGGCTCTGACTCTGTGATGAGACTGGGTTCAGCAACAGGTTCTGGTGTAAAACATTCTGGGATTGGCTCTGTCTCTGTGATATAACTGGGTTCAGCAACAGGTTCTGGTGTAAAACATTCTGGGATTGGCGCTGACTCTGTGATGAGACTGGGTTCAGCAACAGGTTCTGGTGAAAAACATTCTTGGATTGGTTCTGACTCTGTGATGAGACTGGGTTCAGCAACAGGTTCTAGTGTAAAACATTCTGGGATTGGCTCTGACTCTGTGATGAGACTGGGTTCAGCAACAGGTTCTGGTGTAAAACATTCTGGGATTGGCTCTGACTCTGTGATGAGACTGGGTTCAGCAACAGGTTCTGGTGTAAAACATTCTGGGATTGGCTCTGACTCTGTGATGAGACTGGGTTCAGCAACAGGTTCTGGTGTAAAACATTCTGGGATCGGCTCTGTCTCTGTGATATAACTGGGTTCAGCAACAGGTTCTGGTGTAAAACATTCTGGGATTGGCGCTGACTCTGTGATGATACTGGGTTCAGCAACAGGTTCTGCTGAAAAACCTTCTGGGATTGGCGCTGACTCTGTGATGAGACTGGGTTCAGCAACAGGTTCTGGTGTAAAACATTCTGGGATTGGCGCTGACTCTGTGATGAGACTGGGTTCAGCAACAGGTTCTGGTGTAAAACATTCTGGGATTGGCTCTGACTCTGTGATGAGACTGGGTTCAGCAACAGGTTCTGCTGAAAAACCTTCTGGGATTGGCGCTGACTCTGTGATGAGACTGGGTTCAGCAACAGGTTCTGGTGTAAAACATTCTGGGATTGGCTCTGACTCTGTGATGAGACTGGGTTCAGCAACAGGTTCTGCTGAAAAACCTTCTGGGATTGGCGCTGACTCTGTGATGAGACTGGGTTCAGCAACAGGTTCTGGTGTAAAACATTCTGGGATTGGCGCTGACTCTGTGATGAGACTGGGTTCAGCAACAGGTTCTGCTGAAAAACCTTCTTGGATTGGCGCTGACTCTGTGATGAGTTTGGGTTTGGCAATAGGTCCTGTTACTGCGTCTGAGATAGAATCAGGTTCTGGAAGACATTCCGGGGTTGCTTCTGTTATGAGTTTTGGTTCAGTAACAGGGTCTGGTAGTAGATCAGAAATTGATTGAGGTTCTGGAACATATTCTGTGCTTGGCTTTGATTCTGTGATTGGCTTAGCTGCAGGGATAGGTTTTGGTTCTTGGTCTGGGAAGGAATCAGGTTGTGGAAAACATTCTGGGGTTGGTTCAGATTCTGTGATGAAATTAGGAAGTACATTTTCTGGGATGGATTCAGGTTCTGGGTTGCAATCAGTGTCTTGTTCTGATTCTGTAATGGGTTTGGGTTCAAAAATAATCCCTGGTTCTTGGCATGGGATACATTTGGGTTCTAGAAGACATCCCAGTGTTACTATTCCTAGGGGTTTGGGTTCAGGAACTGGTTCTGCTAGTAGATCTTGGAAGAAGGCAGGTCCTGGAAGAAAATCTGTGCTTGGTTTTGATTCTGTGATTAGATTAGTTTCTGGTTCAGGTACCTTTTCTGGGATGGATTCGGGTTTTGGAATACATTCTAGGGATGGTTCAGATTGTTGGAAGGGTTGGGGTCCAGGAACAGGCTCTGGAACTTTGTCTGAGATAGGTTCGGGTTCTGGGATAAATTCTGGGGTGAGTTTGGCTTTACAAATTCCTTTTGGTAGCAAGCTTGGGATGGGGGCAAGTACTGGAACACATTTCCTACTGGATTCTGATTCTGTGATGCATTTGGGTTCGGGAAAAGGTTCAGTTTCAGTTTCTCTATTGCATTCTGTACTAGGTTCTGATTCTGTGAGTTTGGGTTGAAGAATAGTAAATTCTAGGGATTGCCCCAAATCTGTGATTAATTCAATTGGTTCTGATTTTGTGAGTTTGGGTTCAGGAACAGCTCCAGGTAGTGGGCAAGATATGGTTTCAGCTTCTGGGATGCATTCTGGGGTTGGTCCTGATTCTGTGATGAGTTTGGGTTCAGGAACAGGCACTTGTACTTGGTCTTGAATTGATTCCGGTTCTGGAGTACATTCCTGGGTTATTTCTGTATCTGTGATGAGTTTTGGTTCAGGCGTATTTACTTGTATTGCGTTTAGAATTGATTCAGGTTCTTGAATGCATTCTGAGGTTAGTTCTGACTCTGCAATTTGTGTGGGTTCAATAACCGGTTCTTGTAGAAACTGACTTGGAATATATTCTGGTTCTGGAATATAGTCTATATTAATTTCTGTCTCTGGGTCAAGTTTGAGAGATGTTTCTTGTACTTTACATGGCATATGTTCTAGTGTTGGAATACATTCTTGGGTTGGATCAGATTCTGTGAGTTTGGGTTCAGGCATAGGTTCTTGTAGTTGGCCAAGGAGGGCTTTAGGTTCTTGATTACATTCTGGGGGTATTTCTGTTTCTGTGATGAGTTTGGTTTCAGAAATTGACTCTGGTACTGGTTCTTGGATGGATTCCGAATCAGGATCTGGAATTGATTCTAGGGTTGGTTCAGATTCTGAAAAGAGTTCGGATTCAGGAACAGATAGTTGTACTTGACATGGAATATATTCAGGTTCTGGAACACATTCCAGGGTTATTTCCATATCTGTGATGAGATGGAGTTCAGGGACTGGTTCTTGTACTCTGCATTCCATTGACGTGGGTTTTGGAATGCATTCTTGGATTGGATGTGATTCTGTGATGACTGTGACTACGGAAATATACTCTGATCGTAGATCTGTCATTGATTCAGGTTCTGTAAGGTATTCTGGGTATATTTCTGTATCTGTGATGAGTTTGGGTTCAGGAACTGGGTCTGGGATGGATTCCGGTTCTGGAATAAATTCCGGGATTAGCTCTGAATATGATCGTAGCTCTGAAAGTGATTCAGTTTCGGTAATACATGGTGGGGTTATTTCTGTACCAGTGATACGTGTTGGTTCAGGGACAAGTACTGGTACTTGGTCTGGAATGGCTTCCGGCTCTGTGATAAATTTCGGAATTGGTTCTGATTCTATAACGAATTTGGGTTCAGGAATATGTTCTACTAATAGATCAGTGCTTGACTCAGAATCTGGAATTGATTTTAGGGTTGGTTCTGTTTCTGCAATGAGTTTGGATTCAGGAACAGATTGTTGTACTTGACATGGAACACATTTAATGGTTATATCCATATCTGTGATGAGTTTAAATTCGGAAATAGACTCTGATCGTAGGTCTGTAATTGATTCAGGTTCAGTAACGTATTTTGGGGTTATTTCTGTATCTGTGCTGAGTTCGGGTTCAGGAACAAGCCCTGGTACTTCATCTGGGATCGATTCAGGTTCTGCAACACATTTTGAGTTGGGTTCTGGTTCTGTGATTAATTTGGGTTCAAGAATAGGTTTTGGAAACTTATCTGTGATGGATTCAGGTTCTGGAATGGATTCCAGGGCTGGTACAGATTCTGTCATGAGTTTGAGTCCAGGAACATTCTCTGGTAGGAGAGTTGTGATGGATTCTGGTTCTGGAAAAAAATCTGTGTTTGCTTCAGATTCTCTGACCAGATTGGGTTCAGGTACAGTCTGAGGAATCGGGTCTGGCTCTTTCAAAGGTTCTTTTCCAAATACACTGGTGTCCTGGAGATCAACTGCCAAGCCCTGAGGCTTGTGCTGCTCAGGCACTTCAGGGTATGGAATAATGCCAAGTGCCTCTGGGGCTGCAAGAGCCACGGATTGCAGCTCTTCGCTAGCTTCTGCAACAAGTCCCACGATTAACTGAGATGCCTCCTTTGTTACAACAGGTATGCTAGTCAGGATGTCTTCCGGTAAGGTCTCCAGGGGCCTAGTGACCTCAGGTCCCTCTGACTCCTGCTCAGGAGCTGTACCCTCTTCAGACTCCTGATTGGTGGGAAACACCTCATCATCACTGACTGGCTGTATGAGCCAGCTGAACACGTTTCCCATGGCTCAATCTGTACACAGGAATGTTTTGGTGTGAATTCGATGCCATGCAGTGCCAACGAGACACAAATGTGTCAACACTTGATTTCAATGTAAATATTGCTTTGCCTTTATCACTTGACAACTACCACTCACCTATTGTTGGCCACTTGATGCACACATGCAACCAAACTTCATGCAGTTTTATGTTCAGAAACACATTCCCTGCCTGCAATGGTGTTGGGAGACAGTCTGTTACAAGGCAGGTCCTTAGCAGCCTACTTTTAGGCTTGAAGAGGATAGAGGATAGTAAAACACAATTTGCAGTAAACGTTATAAAGCAATAAAGACCATTGCCTCATACTATGGACACTTAGGGGTTGTTCTGTAAACAACTTTTGATACTTGATACTCATTCCAGAAAGTAGGTTGCGTTAATCTCGTAATTTCGAATGTATTTAATAATTTATCaaagttatttaataaaaagaatattaaaaaaaaattaattagaTATCGTATATATAAGATCCACTTATTCTAATAAATGACACAGTAAGAAGATCTCAACAGATCAGAAGATCAAAAATTACTGATTGATAATCtgtacatttatttaattaaatgcCTATGTTCCACATGTAAACTCAAACAAATATTCAAGATCCAAGTTAGAAAAGAAAATAAGGCCTTCCATTTGGATAAAGTTGTTCAAACATTTTAATCAACCAACCTTGAGACTTTTGGAGCAAAGTATTCGGGAGACACCTCCGAGAAGTTGAGATGGATAGATGTACAATGTTCCCAAGACATAGTCCGAATGAAAACAGGGTGTGCATAATTTGATTAATACTCGGATGAGAACTGCGCGTTGACGTCAAGTTGCGCCCAGAAATGAGTGCATGTTAGGATGAGAGGAGATCATGAATTGTAGCGTAATTCCTGGTCTACTGCAACGTCATTTCCGGTATCTTACTTCCTATGAGCTTTGTACGCTAGTAAACTGTCTCCAGAGAGAGACAAtagcaataacaacaacaatacgGCAAATAATGACGTATTCTTTCAATAATCATACTACAAAGCATTATCCGGACCGGCCTTATCCGAGGTCCCTCCATTTCTCTCGCTTCTCGCCTTCTATCCCGTATCACCGAAAGTCCCGCCCTGTCTCGCCAATAACGCTCATTTAGCGCACCCCGTTCCAGGGGTTTGGCGTTAGATGAGACCGCCTTGGAACGAGTTGAAGGGCGCGTGCACCCCACACAGCACTCCTCCCGTCGTAAACCCTCTGGCATCATAGGATGGATTCACAATTAGCACATCAGATTTTGCCTGATGATCTAATGACAAATTGCTATTTTCAGAGGTGaatgtgttttgtgtacttAATCATATGGATATTAATGTAACATAGCCTACCTAATGTATTGTTTGTGTCATTCGTTTCATTTTTGAATTAAGGAAAATGATCCTAACGGGAGCCCATAGCCTATATTGTAAGCATCCTTAACGACTCAAATCTTCCATTTTAACGACTGGTCTGTATTAGACCCATATCTGTCTAGTCTTATAGAAGGCAATGAACCCcatggacaaaaaaaataaaaataatttaattattcGATGGTTGGCCAAGTGCAAGGGACAGTCAAACCGAAACTGGTCAGTCACTCCTCCCACAAACTCACAACTGATGGCCTATTATAATAATAGTGAAACTAAACTTTTCAGTCGACGTTTGTCCATCTGCGTAGTAACTTAAAATCtaattaaatatatttgataGTCCAATCATTAAAGTAAAAAAGTAATACAGAGTTGTATGTTTAAGTCGAGTAAAAAGTGAATGTTGTAGGTCTACTCTTGCTTTTTATTGTCGAATTTTATCCAAATGCCAATATCAAAATACAGTGCTTAACAATCAATGTTTTGTTATGATGTACAAAAAGTGATATTTGTGCACTTTCTTGATAAAATAAGCTATCctggttttatttgttttgcttgtCTTAATAGATCTTCCCGTGTGTGTGATCACAGCTAAGATGACGAGATGCAGGTTGTTATCGCTGTCTAAAAAAGGTAATGAACCCttggataaaaaaaattataaatcaaTTATTCGATGGCCAAGTGCAAAGGGCGATGGTCAAACCGAAAGGGACAGTCACACCTTCCACAAAGTAAACAACTCACAGCTGATATAATCATCGTGAAACTAAACAGACCTTTCCAGTTAACGCTGTGGTCCATCTGCGCAGTAAGTTAAAATCTAATTAAATATAGCCTAGTTGATAGTCCCCCCTCCCTGTGATCATTAAAGTGAAAAGTATTATTGTATGTTTAGGTAGTAAAAGGTCTATTTTGTAGGCCACTCTTGCTTTTTAATATCGAATTTTATCAAAATGCCAATATTAAAATGCAGTGCTAAATAATATATGGTTTGTTATAATGTGCAAAAAGTAATATTTGTATATCCCTTTCTTGATCAAATGAACTATCCTGATTTAGTTTGTGTTTTGCTTGTCTGAATAGATCTTCCCGTGTGATCTCAGCTAAAATGACGACATGCAGGTTGCAATCGCTGTCTTTGGCTCTCCTCATTATTTGGACACAGATGATTTTCGCCCTCTTCGTATTTGCAGCTGTTTTCATCGATTCCAATGAAGTCACCATAAGTCCCTTCAATTTCTGTTCAAAGGGACAACACGGCAAAATACTATCTTGCCAAGCACTTATATCAACCGTCGTAATCAGAGCTTTTGAGACAACTATGATCACATCAAAACCAGCTGTTATCCTTTGTCTTTACGTCCCTGTGGTGCTTGTGCCCTTTGCTCTGCTGAGCTCGCTGCTATCAGACGGTGCGGGCTCCAGCGTGCTGCGGCTCAGCATGTGGTGCCAGGCTGCCGCCAGCGCCCTCAGCCTACTGGGCTTGGTCTGGTTTGTCGGACTCCACTGGGCCTATGCCAGTCCATCAGCTATGACCGTGTACTACTACTGCTGTGTTTTAGTAACCGCTGAGTTGGCCGTTACAACGTATCTGAGTTATGTGTTGTGGAGGAAGCTCGATCACCAACAACAAAAGCATGCTTTCCACCAGTGTTGATGATTGTATTCTCGTTTCAACCTCATGAAATTATATTTTTGCACAGATATTTCTTACAAAATCGCTGCTCCTTTCAAACTGTTATGATACAATActgttaattaaaaaataattatggcATTATGTATACCAGTGTTTGACAGTGACCACCCTATGCTTTTACAATCTTTAATCTTTTATGGCtttcatacaaataaaataattacattttagCTAAAGTGCCATTGCTTGTTATCTCTATA
This genomic stretch from Gadus chalcogrammus isolate NIFS_2021 chromosome 9, NIFS_Gcha_1.0, whole genome shotgun sequence harbors:
- the LOC130389144 gene encoding proteoglycan 4-like, encoding MGNVFSWLIQPVSDDEVFPTNQESEEGTAPEQESEGPEVTRPLETLPEDILTSIPVVTKEASQLIVGLVAEASEELQSVALAAPEALGIIPYPEVPEQHKPQGLAVDLQDTSVFGKEPLKEPDPIPQTVPEPNLVRESEANTDFFPEPESITTLLPENVPGLKLMTESVPALESIPEPESITDKFPKPILEPKLITEPEPNSKCVAEPESIPDEVPGLVPEPELSTDTEITPKYVTEPESITDLRSESISEFKLITDMDITIKCVPCQVQQSVPESKLIAETEPTLKSIPDSESSTDLLVEHIPEPKFVIESEPIPKFITEPEAIPDQVPVLVPEPTRITGTEITPPCITETESLSELRSYSELIPEFIPEPESIPDPVPEPKLITDTEIYPEYLTEPESMTDLRSEYISTKFQSLFLDPNPSNNLNHP